A region from the Drosophila bipectinata strain 14024-0381.07 chromosome 3R, DbipHiC1v2, whole genome shotgun sequence genome encodes:
- the ea gene encoding serine protease easter yields the protein MFKLPFIYLFLGILAKSSAGQFYFPNEAAQVPNYGRCITPNRERALCIHLEDCKYLYGILTTTPLRDTDRLYLSRSQCGYTNGKVLICCPDRYRDTSPVTPAPPRPNITTTNLLPLPGQCGNILSNRIYGGVKTKIDEFPWMALIEYTKAEGKKGHHCGGSLISTRYVVTASHCVNGKSLPSDWRLTGVRLGEWDTATNPDCEVDVRGMKDCAPPHLDVPVERTIPHPDYIPGSKNQVNDIALLRLGQQVEYTDFVRPICLPLDANLRAATFDGISMDVAGWGKTEQLSASNLKLKAAVEGFRMEECQQVYSSQEILLEETQMCAGGKEGVDSCRGDSGGPLIGLDTNKVNTYYFLAGVVSFGPTPCGLAGWPGVYTLVGKYVDWIQNTIEA from the exons AGTTCTACTTTCCGAATGAGGCGGCCCAGGTGCCAAACTACGGAAGGTGCATCACCCCGAACAGGGAAAGAGCCCTGTGCATTCACCTGGAGGACTGCAAATACCTGTACGGGATTCTGACCACCACACCGCTTAGGGACACTGATCGCCTCTACCTAAGCCGGAGCCAATGCGGGTACACGAATGGAAAGGTGTTGATTTGCTGCCCGGATCGCTACAGGGACACGTCGCCGGTAACCCCGGCGCCACCTAGGCCCAATATCACCACCACAAATTTGCTACCGCTTCCCGGACAGTGCGGAAACATCCTTTCAAATCGCATCTACGGTGGTGTGAAAACCAAAATTGACGAGTTTCCATGGATGGCTTTAATAGAGTATACCAAAG cTGAAGGAAAGAAGGGCCACCACTGCGGTGGCTCCTTGATCAGCACAAGGTATGTGGTGACAGCCTCGCATTGTGTAAATGGAAAATCTTTGCCCTCGGACTGGCGACTGACTGGTGTCCGGTTGGGCGAGTGGGACACGGCCACTAATCCGGACTGTGAGGTGGATGTCCGTGGCATGAAAGACTGTGCTCCGCCTCATTTAGACGTGCCCGTGGAGCGAACTATACCACATCCTGACTACATTCCCGGCTCTAAGAACCAGGTGAACGACATAGCCCTTTTGCGACTTGGCCAGCAAGTCGAGTACACCGATTTCGTACGACCGATTTGCCTGCCATTGGATGCCAACTTGAGAGCGGCTACATTTGATGGTATTTCCATGGATGTGGCTGGATGGGGTAAGACAGAACAGCTGTCGGCCAGTAACCTGAAGCTTAAAGCCGCTGTGGAGGGATTCCGAATGGAGGAGTGCCAGCAAGTGTATAGCAGCCAAGAGATTCTACTCGAAGAAACCCAGATGTGCGCCGGCGGAAAGGAGGGCGTGGATTCATGTCGTGGCGACTCCGGCGGTCCTCTCATTGGCCTTGACACAAACAAGGTGAACACCTACTACTTTCTGGCGGGCGTGGTTTCATTTGGCCCCACGCCGTGTGGCCTGGCAGGATGGCCAGGGGTATACACTCTGGTTGGCAAATATGTTGACTGGATTCAAAACACAATAGAGGCCTAG
- the mRpL9 gene encoding large ribosomal subunit protein bL9m encodes MLKSIYVTPLNLLKSASTVQQQVRTTFILKRKYDPPLHKTNEKPRRMRAKHFIYELVEDTLVKKRPNMQVVLKTFVEGVGDKGDVVSMKPHFVYNKLLLPGLAAYNTPENVAKYAKTEAEKSAVKHSSAYAQRTVNMLESIVLAVVMNKDEPWVLEPWHIKASLRKAGFHCREECITLPKDRIEGPDLKKENKDFYCTITINKLEQARLKCRLHHWSTDPSERLPYVLEHWKMESEPLLNVGLPEKSPESTQ; translated from the exons ATGTTGAAGTCCATATACGTAACTCCGTTAAATTTGCTTAAATCTGCCTCCACGGTTCAGCAGCAAGTGCGG ACCACTTTCATTCTCAAAAGAAAGTATGACCCACCGCTACACAAAACCAACGAGAAGCCCCGCCGGATGAGGGCGAAGCACTTCATTTACGAACTAGTGGAGGACACTCTGGTCAAAAAGCGGCCCAACATGCAGGTGGTACTAAAGACATTCGTGGAGGGCGTTGGAGACAAAGGGGACGTGGTGTCCATGAAGCCGCATTTCGTTTACAATAAGCTGCTGCTGCCAGGCTTAGCAGCTTACAATACCCCGGAGAACGTGGCCAAGTACGCCAAGACGGAAGCGGAAAAGTCGGCAGTGAAACATAGCTCAGCCTATGCTCAACGGACAGTTAACATGTTAGAATCTATTGTGCTGGCGGTAGTAATGAACAAGGATGAGCCTTGGGTGCTGGAGCCTTGGCATATCAAGGCCTCTCTGCGAAAAGCCGGATTCCATTGTCGCGAAGAGTGCATAACCCTGCCTAAGGATCGCATAGAGGGTCCCGATCtaaagaaagaaaacaagGATTTTTATTGCACCATTACTATTAATAAGCTGGAGCAGGCGAGGCTCAAGTGCCGGCTGCACCACTGGAGCACCGATCCCAGCGAACGATTGCCTTATGTGCTGGAGCATTGGAAAATGGAATCTGAGCCCTTGTTGAACGTGGGCTTGCCCGAGAAAAGCCCCGAGTCTACCCAATAA
- the Fkbp39 gene encoding 39 kDa FK506-binding nuclear protein: protein MSMFWGLSMKPNRKYTQTIVKSFHISGVALDKGDEAKLYLMAEKQKYIVATVSKTIPQVPLDLNFSKGDQIMFQTTGDATVSLLGYLHDIDSDEDDEDFNIENVLKGISKKNGKADEDEDEDDDDEEDEDDEDEDEDVDDSQLMEEYESFLENGEEEDSEDDEDESGEDEEDSDDEEEEVVEEPKAKQAKLSPGAKAKGKPAKEQNGVAKKDQPKQQQQKAKGDKPESKKEEPNQKQAQQAAGGERTVSGGVKVSDVVVGKGDEAKSGKRVFVYYTGRLQSNNKTFDSLAKGKGFKFALGRGEVIKGWDVGVVGMKVGGKRRVTCPPHMAYGSRGAPPKIPPNSTLVFDVELKAVQ, encoded by the exons ATGTCGATGTTTTGGG gtCTTAGCATGAAGCCTAACCGCAAATACACCCAGACGATTGTCAAATCGTTTCATATATCGGGTGTGGCCCTGGACAAAGGTGATGAGGCTAAATTATACCTTATGGCCGAGAAGCAGAAGTACATTGTGGCCACCGTGTCTAAAACCATTCCCCAGGTGCCTTTGGATTTGAATTTTAGCAAGGGCGATCAGATCATGTTCCAGACCACCG GTGATGCCACTGTTTCCCTGTTGGGCTACTTGCATGATATCGACTCGGACGAAGACGACGAGGATTTCAACATCGAGAATGTGCTGAAGGGCATAAGCAAAAAAAACGGAAAGGCCGATGAAGATGAGGACGAAgatgacgatgatgaggaAGATGAGGATGATGAGGATGAAGACGAGGATGTCGATGATAGCCAGcttatggaagaatacgagTCTTTCCTTGAGAATGGAGAGGAGGAGGATTCTGAGGATGACGAAGATGAGAGCGGCGAAGATGAGGAGGACTCTgatgatgaggaggaggaggtagTGGAGGAGCCTAAGGCAAAACAGGCCAAACTTTCACCTGGCGCCAAAGCTAAGGGAAAGCCAGCCAAAGAACAGAACGGCGTGGCCAAGAAGGACCAGcccaagcagcagcagcagaaggcAAAAGGTGACAAACCTGAGTCTAAAAAGGAGGAGCCCAATCAAAAGCAGGCCCAACAAGCTGCTGGAGGGGAGCGCACAGTCAGTGGCGGCGTGAAGGTATCGGATGTTGTGGTTGGCAAAGGAGACGAAGCTAAGTCCGGAAAGCGCGTCTTTGTTTACTACACTGGTCGCCTGCAGTCGAACAACAAGACCTTCGACAGCCTCGCCAAGGGCAAAGGATTCAAGTTTGCATTGGGTCGTGGCGAGGTGATCAAGGGCTGGGACGTGGGTGTTGTCGGCATGAAGGTTGGTGGCAAGCGCCGCGTCACCTGCCCTCCGCATATGGCTTACGGTTCGCGCGGAGCCCCTCCGAAGATCCCACCCAATTCAACACTGGTCTTCGACGTGGAGCTGAAGGCTGTCCAGTAA
- the LOC108130812 gene encoding uncharacterized protein — MSKQQPSFFSRNLVAIVMVPSLIGIHLGWSYMQNNRKLVSESEQMELPPVKFAKFVWNKVTSIGGPENPPSK; from the exons ATGTCCAAGCAGCAACCCTCGTTTTTCTCCCGGAACTTGGTGGCGATTGTGATGGTGCCGTCCTTGATCGGTATCCACCTCGGCTGGAGCTACATGCAGAATAACCGGAAGCTGGTATCAGAGTCGGAGCAGATGGAGTTGCCGCCGGTTAag TTTGCCAAATTCGTGTGGAACAAGGTGACGAGTATAGGAGGACCAGAAAATCCGCCTAGCAAGTGA
- the LOC108130810 gene encoding uncharacterized protein, whose product MNVDLRSYSRHWLTEFIEQYQEEECLWQPKHTDYSNHGARNKSYDRLVEKLKEVEPNPDRAMVVRKINSLRSAFRREFRKSSSKNHYETRLWYYDKLLFIADHKPKRHELGSKPKRELQISFDDEESMEYDEEPNQTGAQSQHLETIVPASADVEQEASANTVVVSSQGATISTISVTPADCVALVKDESQHTHDEAAQAAAQAHQQLVAHAAAQNSITAQGHAVKVLEITSLDSNSQREIQQAVNSLEQHQQQLQHLQQANGHAQTVPTIQIGRDHYQPLFGSASTTAYTTAAPSAPHRPDDEYDAIGVNVASKLRAINPTQRIIAEKLISDVLFNAQLDNLTVNSALTQ is encoded by the exons atgAACGTCGACCTGCGATCGTACTCGCGCCATTGGCTCACGGAGTTTATCGAGCAGTACCAGGAGGAGGAGTGCCTATGGCAGCCAAAGCATACCGACTACAGTAACCACGGAGCGCGCAATAAATCCTATGACCGCCTTGTTGAGAAACTTAAGGAGGTGGAGCCCAACCCGGACCGCGCCATGGTTGTGAG GAAAATAAATTCGCTGAGATCCGCATTTCGGAGGGAGTTCCGCAAGTCGTCCAGCAAGAACCACTACGAAACGAGACTCTGGTACTACGACAAACTTCTTTTCATTGCCGACCATAAACCCAAGCGACACGAACTGGGCTCTAAGCCAAAACGCGAACTCCAAATCAGCTTCGACGATGAAGAGTCTATGGAATACGACGAAGAGCCTAACCAAACTGGCGCTCAATCCCAACACTTGGAGACAATAGTTCCAGCGTCCGCGGACGTGGAACAGGAAGCGTCCGCCAATACTGTCGTAGTTAGTAGCCAAGGCGCTACAATCAGCACCATTTCAGTGACCCCTGCTGACTGCGTTGCTTTAGTAAAGGATGAGAGCCAGCACACCCATGATGAGGCAGCACAGGCAGCAGCTCAGGCGCATCAGCAACTGGTAGCGCACGCAGCTGCTCAAAACTCCATAACGGCACAGGGACACGCCGTTAAAGTGCTTGAAATCACATCGCTCGACTCGAATTCACAGAGAGAAATACAACAG GCGGTTAACTCTCTggagcaacaccagcagcagttgCAACACTTGCAACAGGCCAATGGACATGCGCAAACCGTTCCCACGATTCAAATTGGGCGGGACCATTATCAACCGCTCTTCGGTAGCGCCAGCACAACCGCATATACCACAGCAGCGCCAAGCGCCCCGCATAGGCCTGACGATGAGTACGATGCGATTGGCGTGAATGTCGCGAGCAAACTGCGCGCCATCAACCCCACACAGAGGATCATCGCCGAGAAGCTGATCAGTGACGTTCTCTTCAACGCTCAGTTGGACAATCTCACAGTCAACTCTGCACTCACGCAGTAA
- the DPCoAC gene encoding mitochondrial coenzyme A transporter SLC25A42, with protein MSRLLEKPNIAMSIKSTGSQLSSSVSATAATTSSDLDDADGESTSRITPHSSTAPELTSPPASSATTRASSTPMRQKIDQVVISLVSGAAAGALAKTVIAPLDRTKINFQIRNDVPFSFRASMVYLQNTYTKEGVLALWRGNSATMARIIPYAAIQFTAHEQWRRILQVDKDGSNTKGRRFLAGSLAGITSQSLTYPLDLARARMAVTDRYTGYRTLRQVFVKIWVEEGPSTLFRGYWATVLGVIPYAGTSFFTYETLKREYQEMVGSNKPNTLVSLAFGAAAGAAGQTASYPLDIVRRRMQTMRVNTVQGDRYPTILETLGKIYREEGIKNGFYKGLSMNWIKGPIAVGISFSTYDMIKAWLIELSHMRENRHKD; from the exons ATGAGCCGTCTCCTCGAGAAGCCCAACATCGCCATGTCCATCAAGTCAACGGGTAGTCAGCTGTCGAGCTCTGTTTCAGCGACGGCAGCGACGACGTCCTCGGACCTGGATGATGCCGACGGAGAGAGCACGTCCCGCATAACTCCGCACTCCTCCACCGCACCAGAACTAACCTCTCCACCCGCCAGTTCAGCCACAACCAGAGCCTCATCCACACCTA TGCGCCAGAAAATCGACCAGGTGGTGATAAGCCTGGTGTCCGGGGCGGCGGCAGGAGCTTTGGCCAAAACAGTAATCGCGCCGCTGGACCGGACAAAGATCAACTTCCAGATCCGCAACGATGTCCCCTTCTCGTTCCGAGCCTCGATGGTCTATCTGCAGAACACATACACCAAGGAGGGGGTCCTGGCACTGTGGAGGGGGAATTCAGCCACCATGGCGAGGATTATACCCTACGCGGCCATACAGTTTACGGCGCACGAGCAGTGGCGCCGCATCCTGCAAGTGGACAAGGATGGCTCAAA CACGAAGGGTCGGCGCTTTTTGGCGGGCTCCCTGGCGGGTATCACCTCGCAGTCGCTTACGTATCCTTTGGATCTGGCTAGAGCACGCATGGCCGTCACGGACCGGTACACAGGCTATCGAACGCTGCGGCAGGTCTTTGTCAAGATCTGGGTAGAAGAGGGGCCATCGACGCTATTTCGGGGCTACTGGGCAACTGTGCTTGGTGTAATTCCGTACGCCGGCACCTCCTTCTTCACCTACGAGACACTGAAACGTGAATATCAAG AAATGGTTGGAAGCAACAAACCCAATACTCTGGTCTCGCTAGCTTTTGGGGCTGCGGCAGGTGCTGCCGGTCAGACGGCCAGCTATCCATTGGACATTGTGCGAAGAAGGATGCAGACGATGCGGGTAAACACAGTTCAGGGCGACCGCTATCCCACCATTCTGGAGACGCTAGGGAAGATCTACCG CGAGGAGGGCATCAAAAACGGCTTCTACAAGGGACTTAGTATGAATTGGATTAAGGGCCCCATTGCAGTGGGTATTAGTTTCTCCACTTACGATATGATTAAAGCCTGGCTCATAGAGCTGTCACATATGAGGGAGAACAGACACAAGGACTAG